In a genomic window of Strix aluco isolate bStrAlu1 chromosome 3, bStrAlu1.hap1, whole genome shotgun sequence:
- the MAL gene encoding myelin and lymphocyte protein, translating to MSSATSTTSLPSGLAVLTTFPDVLFIPEIIFGGLVWILVASSKVPLPILQGWVMFVSVFCFVMSTTLLCLDICGVHGGSSSWVTLDVICQETAALFYLSAAVLEAYYTYAAGLSTNPLVTAIYRENIAAVVFAFVATLMYVIHKVFSLLRWKSS from the exons ATGTCCTCGGCAACTTCCACCACCTCTTTGCCCAGTGGCCTGGCCGTCCTGACGACTTTCCCAGATGTGCTCTTCATTCCTGAAATT ATCTTTGGGGGCCTTGTCTGGATCCTGGTGGCATCCTCGAAGGTCCCATTACCCATCCTGCAAGGCTGGGTGATGTTTGTCTCTGTGTTCTGCTTTGTTATGTCCACCACTCTTCTGTGCCTTGACATCTGCGGGGTGCatgggggcagcagctcctgggtcACCTTG GATGTCATCTGTCAGGAGACAGCAGCTCTGTTCTACCTCAGTGCTGCTGTGTTGGAAGCCTACTACACCTATGCAGCTGGCTTGTCTACCAACCCTCTGGTAACAGCTATCTACCGGGAGAACATCGCTGCTGTG GTATTTGCATTCGTAGCTACCCTGATGTACGTGATCCATAAGGTGTTCTCACTCCTGCGATGGAAATCTTCCTAA